One region of Rhodocaloribacter litoris genomic DNA includes:
- a CDS encoding FG-GAP-like repeat-containing protein: MLVWLGAACGTPVDAPRVWHEEDGYRWIELPPPSGSGAGFEELPASKTGIAFVNTLPEADFLQNRHYLNGAGVAVGDVDGDGLPDLYLARLRGPNALYRNRGGWRFEDVTEAAGVAAPDRFSTGAVFADVDGDGDLDLLLTAMGGPHALFLNDGTGRFTDASETAGLRATPSGSTSMALADVDGDGDLDLYVAAYKTRSAGDIFPPHVRSLERTVIREEGTYKIAPGFEEHYALIVREEGLLRIEKGEADVFYENTGGGRFRAVPWTDGAFRDEDGRPLPEPPLDWGLAARFQDVNGDLVPDLYVCNDFESPDRFWLGDGRGGFRLVPRLALRKTSLSTMSVAFSDVDRDGHLDFFLADMLSRDYRRRQTQVGLTIPMTTGIGEIDDRPQVVQNTLQWNRGDGTYAEVARMSGVAASEWTWSSTFLDVDLDGYEDLLLTTGHTFDVQHADAQRREMQRTAALTDPQGFRRLLLDFPGLYLKNIAFRNRGDLTFEEVPDGWGLGSRPDVSHGMALGDFDGDGDLDVVVNRLHEAAGVFRNEATAPRLAVRLHGRAGNTQGIGARVRVYGGPVPVQEQEVTAGGQYLSGSEALLSFAAGDGRGGVAANMTIEVRWRSGRRTRIEGVAGNRLYEIYEPSTPAPAAPAADTAAAPVFADVSDRLGHTHPEAPYRDYDRQPLLPRRLSRLGPGVAWADLDGDGDDDLLIGAGRGGRLAVFLNDGHGRLRRSPAGEEAPDDLTGLVAIPRPEGGALVLAGVSNYESGLAGVSRIDVYAADAAGRLVPHDRLPFGRDAIGPLVPGDFDGDGDLDLFAGGRLVPGRYPEPASSRLFRNDEGRFRHDSGRSAPFDAVGLVSGATAADLDGDGRLDLVLATEWGALRYFRNEGDGRFADRTEAAGLSRFTGWWNAVAPGDFDGDGRLDLVATNWGWNGLHGRHGPGNPPLRLYYGDFDANGIPDVLEAHYEPSMNDYVPDRGLNVLMQALPYVGSRVASFEQFAAATLRELVGPRLDRAAYLEATTLAHMLFLNRATGDGQVRFEAVPLPVEAQVAPAFAVVVGDFDADGREDVFLSQNFFALPFEVPRQDAGRGLWLRGDGTGGFEAVPGHVSGLRIYGEGRAAAAADFDGDGRTDLVVTQNGAETKLYRNTGATAGLRVRLEGPPGNAAGLGAVVRLAYADGTLGPARVVTAGAGYWSQSSPVQVMGAPAEAVVVAVRVRWPDGRRTEHAVPPGATEVRVGPADQPPRP; encoded by the coding sequence GTGCTGGTGTGGCTCGGGGCCGCCTGTGGTACCCCGGTCGATGCGCCGCGCGTCTGGCACGAGGAGGACGGTTACCGTTGGATCGAACTGCCGCCTCCTTCGGGGAGCGGTGCGGGCTTCGAGGAACTGCCGGCCTCGAAGACGGGCATCGCCTTCGTCAACACGCTGCCCGAAGCGGACTTTCTCCAGAACCGTCACTACCTCAACGGGGCCGGGGTGGCCGTCGGTGATGTGGACGGCGACGGCCTGCCGGACCTCTACCTGGCGCGGCTGCGCGGGCCCAACGCGCTCTACCGCAACCGGGGGGGCTGGCGCTTCGAGGACGTCACGGAGGCAGCCGGCGTGGCGGCGCCCGACCGCTTTTCCACCGGTGCCGTCTTCGCCGACGTCGACGGCGACGGGGACCTCGACCTGCTGCTGACGGCCATGGGGGGGCCCCATGCCCTCTTCCTGAACGATGGCACGGGCCGTTTCACCGATGCCTCGGAAACGGCGGGGCTGCGGGCGACCCCCTCGGGCAGCACCTCGATGGCTCTTGCCGACGTCGACGGCGACGGGGACCTCGACCTTTACGTCGCCGCCTACAAGACCCGCTCCGCCGGAGACATCTTCCCGCCGCACGTCCGCTCCCTCGAACGAACCGTGATCCGGGAAGAGGGCACCTATAAAATCGCGCCGGGTTTCGAGGAACACTATGCGCTGATCGTGCGCGAAGAAGGCCTGCTGCGCATCGAGAAGGGCGAGGCCGACGTCTTCTACGAAAACACCGGCGGGGGACGCTTCCGGGCCGTTCCCTGGACGGACGGCGCCTTCCGGGATGAGGACGGCCGTCCCCTGCCCGAGCCGCCCCTCGACTGGGGGCTGGCGGCCCGCTTTCAGGACGTCAACGGCGACCTCGTACCCGACCTCTACGTGTGCAACGACTTCGAAAGCCCGGACCGCTTCTGGCTCGGCGACGGCCGGGGCGGCTTCCGGCTCGTGCCCCGCCTGGCGCTCCGCAAAACGAGCCTCTCGACGATGTCCGTCGCATTCTCCGACGTCGACCGGGACGGCCACCTGGACTTCTTCCTGGCGGACATGCTCAGCCGCGACTATCGCCGTCGCCAGACCCAGGTGGGGCTCACGATCCCCATGACCACCGGCATCGGCGAGATCGACGACCGCCCCCAGGTGGTGCAGAACACGCTGCAATGGAACCGGGGCGACGGCACCTACGCCGAAGTCGCCCGGATGAGCGGGGTGGCGGCCTCCGAATGGACCTGGTCCAGCACGTTCCTGGACGTGGACCTCGACGGGTATGAGGATCTGCTCCTGACCACCGGCCACACGTTCGATGTGCAGCACGCCGACGCGCAGCGCCGCGAGATGCAGCGCACCGCCGCCCTCACCGACCCGCAGGGGTTCCGCCGGCTGCTGCTCGATTTTCCCGGCCTCTACCTGAAGAACATCGCGTTCCGCAACCGGGGAGACCTGACCTTCGAGGAGGTGCCGGACGGCTGGGGCCTCGGTTCTCGCCCCGACGTCTCGCACGGCATGGCGCTGGGCGACTTCGACGGCGACGGCGACCTGGACGTGGTCGTCAACCGCCTTCATGAGGCGGCGGGGGTCTTCCGCAACGAGGCCACGGCGCCACGCCTGGCCGTGCGCCTGCACGGCCGGGCGGGCAACACGCAGGGCATCGGCGCAAGGGTCCGGGTCTATGGCGGGCCGGTGCCGGTCCAGGAGCAGGAAGTGACGGCCGGCGGGCAATACCTCTCGGGCAGCGAGGCGCTTCTCAGCTTCGCTGCCGGAGACGGCCGGGGCGGGGTGGCTGCGAACATGACGATCGAGGTGCGCTGGCGCAGCGGCCGCCGCACCCGCATCGAAGGGGTCGCCGGCAACCGCCTCTACGAGATCTACGAACCGTCGACGCCCGCCCCGGCGGCGCCGGCGGCGGACACGGCTGCCGCCCCGGTCTTTGCCGACGTGAGCGACCGGCTCGGGCACACCCACCCCGAAGCCCCCTACCGCGACTACGACCGCCAGCCCCTCCTGCCGCGTCGCCTGAGCCGGCTGGGGCCCGGCGTGGCCTGGGCCGACCTCGACGGCGACGGCGACGACGACCTGCTCATCGGTGCCGGGCGCGGCGGCCGCCTCGCCGTTTTCCTCAACGACGGCCACGGCCGCCTGCGACGCTCCCCCGCCGGGGAGGAAGCCCCGGACGACCTGACCGGCCTCGTGGCGATACCCCGTCCCGAAGGCGGGGCGCTCGTGCTGGCCGGCGTCTCGAACTACGAGAGCGGTCTCGCCGGGGTCTCCCGCATCGACGTCTATGCCGCGGACGCGGCCGGGCGCCTGGTGCCGCACGACCGCCTCCCCTTCGGCCGGGACGCCATCGGCCCCCTGGTACCGGGCGACTTCGACGGCGACGGCGACCTGGACCTCTTCGCCGGTGGACGCCTCGTCCCGGGGCGGTATCCGGAACCCGCCTCGTCCCGTCTTTTCCGAAACGACGAAGGACGCTTCCGGCATGACTCCGGCCGGAGTGCCCCCTTCGACGCGGTGGGGCTCGTGTCCGGCGCCACCGCCGCCGACCTCGACGGCGACGGCCGGCTCGACCTCGTGCTCGCCACCGAATGGGGGGCGCTCCGCTACTTCCGGAACGAGGGAGACGGCCGCTTCGCCGACCGGACCGAAGCGGCCGGCCTGAGCCGGTTCACCGGCTGGTGGAACGCCGTGGCGCCGGGCGACTTCGACGGCGACGGCCGGCTCGACCTCGTCGCCACCAACTGGGGCTGGAACGGGCTGCACGGCCGCCACGGCCCCGGCAACCCGCCCCTGCGCCTCTACTACGGTGACTTCGATGCCAACGGCATCCCGGACGTGCTGGAGGCCCATTACGAGCCGTCGATGAACGACTACGTGCCGGACCGCGGGCTGAACGTGCTCATGCAGGCCCTGCCCTACGTCGGCAGCCGGGTGGCTTCCTTCGAGCAGTTCGCCGCCGCCACGCTGCGCGAGCTCGTCGGCCCCCGGCTGGACCGGGCCGCCTACCTGGAGGCGACGACCCTCGCCCACATGCTCTTCCTGAACCGGGCGACCGGCGACGGCCAGGTGCGCTTCGAGGCCGTGCCCCTCCCGGTGGAAGCCCAGGTGGCCCCCGCCTTCGCGGTCGTCGTGGGCGACTTCGACGCCGACGGTCGCGAGGACGTCTTTCTCAGCCAGAACTTTTTCGCCCTGCCGTTCGAGGTGCCCCGGCAGGATGCCGGGCGGGGACTGTGGCTCCGGGGCGACGGCACCGGAGGCTTCGAAGCCGTACCGGGGCACGTGTCGGGGCTGCGCATCTACGGCGAAGGGCGCGCCGCCGCTGCCGCCGACTTCGACGGCGACGGGCGTACGGACCTGGTGGTCACCCAGAACGGGGCCGAGACGAAGCTCTATCGCAACACAGGGGCGACCGCCGGCCTGCGGGTGCGACTGGAAGGCCCGCCCGGAAACGCCGCCGGCCTCGGTGCCGTCGTGCGCCTCGCGTACGCGGATGGAACCCTCGGTCCGGCCCGTGTGGTGACGGCGGGGGCCGGCTACTGGTCGCAATCCTCGCCGGTGCAGGTGATGGGGGCTCCTGCTGAAGCCGTCGTCGTCGCCGTCCGGGTGCGCTGGCCGGACGGCCGCCGGACCGAACACGCGGTGCCGCCCGGGGCGACGGAGGTCCGGGTGGGCCCGGCCGATCAGCCGCCTCGTCCGTAA
- a CDS encoding CRTAC1 family protein, whose amino-acid sequence MRTTCSTYAPAYTRRAGIAVLVLLGLALSRLACSAASSGEVPPAGVPVPFTDVTETAGLAGFRHENGAVGNKWYPEMMGSGGGFLDYDGDDWPDILLLGGGTWDNRPVKAIWLFRNNGDGTFTDVTEAAGLAGIRAYTLGLAVADYDNDGDQDFLVTNLDENMLFRNNGDGTFTEVGREAGIANNADWSSSALFFDADRDGHLDLYVGGYVPWTPETDKFCPEGGAVKLYCVPADYDGVPSRFYRNNGDGTFTERTAEAGFLPAPGKSLGVVELDYNDDGWPDLAVANDGEGDLLYENNGDGTFTEKGVVSGFAFSEHGEARAGMGIDAGVVDPSGHPTLFVGNFSEEMVGVYRYTGDGFFLNRDAASRIGYPSLLTLTFGLFLADLDLDADLDLLLANGHVYPDRLAGQDKITFRQRPQVFLNRGDGVFDEFVAEAGPLTRPLVARGAAYADIDRDGDLDVLLTENDGPAHLWRNDLPGGHVLRVHVEGRQSNRSGLGTRLRVRAGGQWQERRLQGGSSYLSQSERVATFGLAGAVEALWVRWPSGLEEEVSGVEGYDVEVWLVEGEGVVRRRVIGRAGSLP is encoded by the coding sequence ATGCGAACGACGTGCAGCACATACGCCCCGGCGTATACGCGCCGGGCCGGGATCGCGGTGCTGGTCCTGCTGGGGCTGGCGCTCAGCCGGCTCGCCTGCTCCGCCGCCTCCTCCGGCGAAGTGCCCCCGGCCGGCGTGCCGGTACCCTTCACCGACGTCACCGAGACGGCCGGCCTCGCCGGCTTCCGCCACGAAAACGGCGCCGTCGGCAACAAGTGGTACCCGGAGATGATGGGCTCCGGCGGCGGCTTCCTCGACTACGACGGGGATGACTGGCCCGACATCCTCCTGCTCGGCGGCGGCACCTGGGACAACCGCCCCGTGAAAGCCATCTGGCTCTTCCGCAACAACGGCGACGGCACCTTCACCGACGTCACCGAGGCGGCCGGCCTCGCCGGCATCCGCGCCTACACCCTCGGCCTGGCCGTGGCCGACTACGACAACGACGGCGACCAGGACTTCCTCGTCACCAATCTCGACGAGAACATGCTCTTCCGCAACAACGGTGACGGCACCTTCACCGAGGTCGGCCGCGAAGCAGGCATCGCCAACAACGCCGACTGGAGCAGCTCCGCCCTCTTCTTCGACGCCGACCGGGACGGCCACCTCGACCTCTACGTCGGCGGCTACGTCCCCTGGACCCCGGAAACCGACAAGTTTTGCCCCGAGGGCGGCGCGGTCAAGCTCTATTGCGTCCCCGCCGACTACGACGGCGTTCCCAGCCGTTTCTACCGCAACAACGGCGACGGCACCTTCACCGAACGCACCGCCGAGGCCGGCTTCCTGCCCGCCCCCGGCAAGTCGCTCGGCGTGGTGGAGCTCGACTACAACGACGACGGCTGGCCCGACCTCGCCGTCGCCAACGACGGCGAAGGCGACCTGCTCTACGAAAACAACGGCGACGGCACCTTCACCGAGAAGGGGGTCGTCAGTGGCTTCGCCTTCAGCGAGCATGGTGAAGCCCGGGCGGGCATGGGCATCGACGCGGGCGTCGTCGACCCCTCCGGACATCCCACCCTCTTCGTCGGCAACTTCTCCGAAGAAATGGTCGGCGTCTACCGCTACACCGGCGACGGCTTCTTCCTCAACCGCGACGCCGCCTCCCGCATCGGATACCCCTCCCTGCTCACCCTCACCTTCGGCCTCTTCCTCGCCGACCTCGACCTCGACGCCGACCTCGACCTCCTCCTCGCCAACGGCCATGTCTACCCGGACCGGCTTGCCGGCCAGGACAAGATCACGTTCCGCCAGCGGCCGCAGGTGTTTTTGAACCGCGGGGACGGGGTCTTCGACGAGTTCGTGGCCGAGGCGGGCCCGCTGACCCGTCCCCTGGTGGCCCGCGGGGCCGCCTACGCCGACATCGACCGCGACGGCGACCTGGACGTGCTCCTGACCGAGAACGACGGGCCGGCCCACCTCTGGCGCAACGACCTGCCCGGCGGGCACGTCCTGCGCGTGCACGTCGAGGGGCGGCAGAGCAACCGTTCCGGGCTGGGCACGCGCCTGCGTGTGCGYGCGGGCGGGCAGTGGCAGGAGCGGCGCCTGCAGGGRGGTTCGAGCTACCTGTCGCAGTCGGAGCGSGTGGCCACGTTCGGGCTGGCGGGGGCGGTGGAGGCGCTGTGGGTGCGCTGGCCGAGCGGGCTGGAGGAGGAGGTTTCGGGGGTGGAGGGCTACGACGTGGAGGTGTGGCTGGTGGAGGGGGAGGGGGTGGTGCGGCGGCGCGTGATCGGGCGGGCGGGCAGCCTGCCGTGA
- a CDS encoding CRTAC1 family protein yields MRTTCSTYAPAYTRRAGITVLVLLGLALSRLACSAASSGEVPPAGVPVPFTDVTETAGLAGFRHENGGFGHVWMPETVGAGGGFLDYDGDDWPDILLVAGGAFRGHGPAGTPSLRLFRNNGDGTFTDVTEAAGLTGVATYAFGLAVADYDNDGDQDFFLTTLYENMLFRNNGDGTFTEVGREAGIANNADWSSSALFFDADRDGHLDLFVANYVDWSPEKDLVCLHNGEKAYCTPQEYTGVPSRFYRNNGDGTFTERTAEAGFLGGIEPARDKALGVVELDYNDDGWPDLAVANDTERDLLYENNGDGTFTEVGVPRGIAFDDNGKARAGMGIDAGVVDPSGHPTLFVGNFSEEMVGVYRYTGDGFFLNRDAASRIGYPSLLTLTFGLFLADLDLDADLDLLLANGHVQTHIAEVIEGVTFRQRPQVFLNRGDGVFDEFVAEAGPLTRPLVARGAAYADIDRDGDLDVLLTENDGPAHLWRNDLPGGHVLRVHVEGRQSNRSGLGTRLRVRAGGQWQERRLQGGSSYLSQSERVATFGLAGAVEALWVRWPSGLEEEVSGVEGYDVEVWLVEGEGVVRRRVIGRAGSLP; encoded by the coding sequence ATGCGAACGACGTGCAGCACATACGCCCCGGCGTATACGCGCCGGGCCGGGATCACGGTGCTGGTCCTGCTGGGGCTGGCGCTCAGCCGGCTCGCCTGCTCCGCCGCCTCCTCCGGCGAAGTGCCCCCGGCCGGCGTGCCGGTACCCTTCACCGACGTCACCGAGACGGCCGGCCTCGCCGGCTTCCGCCACGAAAACGGCGGTTTCGGCCACGTCTGGATGCCCGAGACGGTCGGTGCCGGCGGCGGCTTCCTCGACTACGACGGGGATGACTGGCCCGACATCCTCCTCGTGGCCGGCGGTGCCTTTCGCGGTCACGGCCCTGCCGGAACTCCCTCGCTCCGCCTCTTCCGCAACAACGGCGACGGCACCTTCACCGACGTCACCGAGGCGGCCGGCCTCACCGGCGTCGCAACCTACGCCTTCGGCCTGGCCGTGGCCGACTACGACAACGACGGCGACCAGGACTTCTTCCTGACGACCCTCTACGAGAACATGCTCTTCCGCAACAACGGCGACGGCACCTTCACCGAGGTCGGCCGCGAAGCAGGCATCGCCAACAACGCCGACTGGAGCAGCTCCGCCCTCTTCTTCGACGCCGACCGGGACGGCCACCTCGACCTGTTCGTGGCCAACTACGTCGACTGGTCCCCCGAAAAGGATCTGGTGTGCCTGCACAACGGCGAAAAAGCGTACTGCACCCCCCAGGAATACACGGGCGTTCCCAGCCGTTTCTACCGCAACAACGGCGACGGCACCTTCACCGAACGCACCGCAGAGGCCGGCTTCCTTGGCGGCATCGAACCGGCACGGGACAAAGCCCTCGGCGTGGTGGAGCTCGACTACAACGACGACGGCTGGCCCGACCTCGCCGTCGCCAACGACACCGAACGCGACCTGCTCTACGAAAACAACGGCGACGGCACCTTCACTGAAGTAGGGGTACCCCGCGGCATCGCCTTCGACGACAACGGCAAGGCCCGGGCGGGCATGGGCATCGACGCGGGCGTCGTCGACCCCTCCGGACATCCCACCCTCTTCGTCGGCAACTTCTCCGAAGAAATGGTCGGCGTCTACCGCTACACCGGCGACGGCTTCTTCCTCAACCGCGACGCCGCCTCCCGCATCGGATACCCCTCCCTGCTCACCCTCACCTTCGGCCTCTTCCTCGCCGACCTCGACCTCGACGCCGACCTCGACCTCCTCCTCGCCAACGGGCACGTCCAGACCCACATCGCCGAGGTGATCGAAGGCGTGACCTTCCGCCAGCGGCCGCAGGTGTTTTTGAACCGCGGGGACGGGGTCTTCGACGAGTTCGTGGCCGAGGCGGGCCCGCTGACCCGTCCCCTGGTGGCCCGCGGGGCCGCCTACGCCGACATCGACCGCGACGGCGACCTGGACGTGCTCCTGACCGAGAACGACGGGCCGGCCCACCTCTGGCGCAACGACCTGCCCGGCGGGCACGTCCTGCGCGTGCACGTCGAGGGGCGGCAGAGCAACCGTTCCGGGCTGGGCACGCGCCTGCGTGTGCGYGCGGGCGGGCAGTGGCAGGAGCGGCGCCTGCAGGGGGGTTCGAGCTACCTGTCGCAGTCGGAGCGGGTGGCCACGTTCGGGCTGGCGGGGGCGGTGGAGGCGCTGTGGGTGCGCTGGCCGAGCGGGCTGGAGGAGGAGGTTTCGGGGGTGGAGGGCTACGACGTGGAGGTGTGGCTGGTGGAGGGGGAGGGGGTGGTGCGGCGGCGCGTGATCGGGCGGGCGGGCAGCCTGCCGTGA
- a CDS encoding tetratricopeptide repeat protein, whose product MKAFTIIFAVLLFLAGCRSGPDSEALTITERKRMTVDPRVGAFLIEGQRAYERGAYALALALTDSAEHYAPDLADLHFLRGLVYSQLNQLELAQAAYQEVLRLDPAYRGARYNIGLNAFRAGKLRDAIDWFKEERKLEPTSGLMLELGRAYARLGEPDSARMAYEAALALDSTNATAHMWLGQLYEEMGELDQALTASRHGLRLKPDNLNYRYIVGSLLHRMGRNEEARAYLQPVAESLRWHQGAQFNYAQVLMRLGRADEARRYFARADSAQQLQQQINEAQDAINREPEVLANWVRLGELLRRAEQYGRAVEAYKVAVSLQPENLYLQSNLALLMAENGDTAGAIRRYRAILGIDSTLADVWFNLGVVYANAGRPAEARQAWEQTLKYKPNHPVVRAYLRQLAEKERG is encoded by the coding sequence ATGAAAGCATTCACGATCATCTTTGCAGTCCTGCTGTTCCTTGCCGGTTGTCGCTCCGGGCCGGACTCGGAAGCCCTCACCATCACCGAGCGGAAACGGATGACGGTGGATCCCCGGGTTGGGGCCTTCCTGATCGAGGGACAGCGGGCCTACGAGCGCGGGGCCTATGCCCTGGCCCTGGCCCTGACCGACAGCGCCGAGCATTACGCACCCGACCTGGCCGACCTCCATTTCCTGCGCGGGCTGGTCTACTCGCAGTTGAACCAGCTCGAGCTGGCCCAGGCCGCCTATCAGGAGGTGCTGCGCCTGGACCCGGCCTACCGGGGGGCGCGCTACAACATCGGGCTGAACGCCTTCCGGGCCGGCAAGCTGCGCGACGCCATCGACTGGTTCAAGGAAGAGCGGAAACTCGAGCCCACCTCCGGCCTGATGCTGGAACTGGGGCGCGCCTATGCCCGGCTGGGCGAGCCGGACAGCGCCCGCATGGCCTACGAAGCCGCCCTCGCCCTCGACAGTACCAACGCCACCGCCCACATGTGGCTCGGCCAGCTCTATGAGGAGATGGGCGAGCTCGACCAGGCCCTGACCGCCTCGCGCCACGGTTTACGCCTCAAGCCGGACAACCTCAACTACCGGTACATCGTCGGCTCGCTGCTGCACCGGATGGGCCGGAACGAGGAGGCCCGGGCCTACCTCCAGCCCGTGGCCGAATCGCTGCGGTGGCACCAGGGCGCACAGTTCAACTACGCCCAGGTGCTCATGCGGCTCGGCCGGGCCGACGAAGCCCGGCGCTACTTCGCCCGCGCCGACAGCGCCCAGCAACTCCAGCAACAGATCAACGAGGCGCAGGACGCCATCAACCGTGAACCGGAGGTGCTGGCCAACTGGGTCCGGCTGGGTGAGTTGCTGCGCCGGGCCGAGCAGTACGGCCGGGCCGTGGAAGCCTACAAAGTGGCCGTATCCCTGCAGCCGGAGAACCTCTACCTCCAGAGCAACCTGGCGCTGCTGATGGCCGAGAACGGCGACACGGCCGGCGCCATCCGGCGCTACCGGGCCATCCTCGGCATCGATTCCACGCTCGCCGACGTCTGGTTCAACCTCGGGGTCGTCTATGCCAACGCCGGACGCCCGGCAGAGGCCCGGCAAGCCTGGGAGCAAACGCTAAAGTACAAGCCGAACCACCCCGTCGTGCGGGCCTACCTCCGCCAACTCGCCGAAAAAGAACGGGGGTGA